The following proteins are co-located in the uncultured Draconibacterium sp. genome:
- a CDS encoding acyltransferase family protein has protein sequence MKTRINFLDNLRTFLIFLVVVLHSGLVYESVLNNSWIVNDPVKNESIGLIRMYLDLFVMFTIFFISGYFVPISAKSKSALEFIKSKFKRIYLPWIIAVFTLIPAYKFIFLFSRGLQQEEWVTYFHFFQRTGTDLSFYANNPAQNWLWFLPVLFLFQIIYLALSKTRILSFNISLKTGVILTFVLGVIYSVAISSLGLKGWFDSALLHFQRERLLLYFMAFLLGTLCYKHKVFESTAKNKKLYIIANVVLTIALGIFTAVALNIFFNLIDPSRNFYYISEFADRVVYYLTALLSQLSFLYVMVYAFRYSFNKTNALTNELNRNSYSVYIIHTIVLGVVALFLMDFAIPVMLKYLILTLSTFALSNMLIYSWRLTKQKQVNMKTIATTVMVVLIIGAAFRVYPETTGKEQNTNTELESSVTQNTQSMHAAVISGKLEAIKQLIKSGADLNEKEPAGGSSPLMTACVFNQTEIALELINAGADLSVTNNDGSTALHTAAFFCRTKVVKTLLANGADKTIRNNAGSTAVESVLVPFEAVKGIYDYFGKVYEPLGLKLDYARIQSTRPVIAEMLK, from the coding sequence ATGAAAACTCGAATTAATTTTTTAGACAACCTTAGAACTTTTCTCATTTTTTTGGTAGTAGTTCTGCATTCCGGATTGGTTTACGAATCGGTACTAAACAACAGTTGGATCGTAAACGATCCTGTAAAAAACGAATCAATTGGTTTGATACGTATGTATTTAGACCTTTTTGTAATGTTTACGATCTTTTTTATCTCCGGATATTTTGTTCCGATTTCGGCAAAAAGCAAATCGGCGCTTGAATTTATTAAGTCAAAATTTAAACGAATTTATCTGCCATGGATAATTGCAGTATTCACATTAATTCCGGCCTATAAATTTATCTTCCTTTTTTCAAGAGGTTTACAGCAGGAAGAATGGGTTACTTACTTTCATTTTTTTCAGAGAACCGGAACGGATTTAAGTTTTTATGCCAATAATCCTGCCCAAAACTGGCTGTGGTTTTTACCGGTACTTTTTCTCTTCCAGATTATCTACCTGGCTTTATCAAAAACCAGAATCCTATCGTTTAATATTTCCTTAAAAACCGGTGTGATTCTCACTTTTGTGCTCGGAGTTATTTATAGTGTTGCAATCTCTTCACTGGGATTAAAAGGCTGGTTCGATTCTGCGCTTCTGCACTTTCAGCGAGAAAGATTGCTGCTGTATTTTATGGCGTTTCTGCTGGGCACACTTTGTTACAAACACAAGGTTTTTGAAAGCACTGCTAAAAACAAAAAACTGTACATAATTGCAAATGTGGTTCTTACAATTGCCCTTGGTATTTTTACCGCAGTAGCCTTAAATATCTTTTTTAATTTAATCGATCCAAGCCGTAACTTCTATTATATTTCTGAGTTCGCCGACCGTGTGGTTTATTACCTTACTGCACTGCTTTCGCAGCTTAGCTTTTTATATGTTATGGTTTACGCATTTCGTTACAGCTTTAACAAAACCAATGCTTTAACGAACGAACTCAACCGGAATTCGTATTCAGTTTATATTATTCATACAATCGTTTTAGGAGTTGTTGCCCTGTTTCTAATGGATTTTGCAATTCCTGTAATGCTTAAATATTTGATACTTACACTCAGCACATTTGCCTTATCGAATATGCTTATTTATTCGTGGCGATTAACAAAACAAAAACAAGTAAATATGAAAACAATTGCAACAACAGTTATGGTAGTTTTAATTATAGGGGCTGCATTCAGAGTATATCCCGAAACTACCGGCAAAGAACAAAACACAAACACAGAACTGGAAAGCTCAGTAACTCAAAACACCCAAAGTATGCACGCCGCCGTAATATCCGGCAAGCTCGAAGCCATCAAACAATTAATAAAATCGGGTGCTGACCTTAACGAGAAAGAACCTGCAGGAGGATCAAGTCCATTAATGACTGCCTGTGTATTTAACCAAACCGAAATTGCTTTGGAACTAATAAATGCCGGAGCCGATTTAAGTGTTACCAACAACGACGGATCTACCGCGCTGCACACTGCTGCTTTTTTCTGCCGTACCAAAGTTGTTAAAACACTGTTGGCAAATGGTGCCGATAAAACAATTCGAAACAACGCAGGCTCAACTGCTGTTGAATCAGTTTTGGTGCCTTTTGAAGCCGTAAAAGGAATATACGACTACTTTGGAAAAGTGTATGAGCCACTGGGACTTAAACTGGATTATGCAAGAATTCAATCCACTCGTCCGGTAATAGCAGAGATGTTAAAGTAG